The following are encoded together in the Coffea arabica cultivar ET-39 chromosome 1c, Coffea Arabica ET-39 HiFi, whole genome shotgun sequence genome:
- the LOC140004211 gene encoding chromatin modification-related protein EAF1 B-like isoform X8, translated as MHGCSSASALIVHAEVDSMGGVVEGGVDVGVGTKTSPRRIAIEKVQAELRQEYDVREERRRELEFLEKGGNPLDFNCGKAASVSVQSTSQTDQQPELFVTSEAKGSFAFTASPHGDSVESSGRPRAHSTCEPNSADNLMLFDGENDFIEGDRVAAQPNRTNVVSTEHLSQRDGNSNAKELGDSAAFSLPRKAYKRRTRPSRDGARSSSTDAVLARGSHGSSLPLRHGLRETKVLVSDSENQKEEKVSANSDSKPTSSNGVKVCKSAPSEGQVDMELDCVKAVESVTNLIKGDALDAVVSSNASENIQNDQVNQQSVLDAQKSVSKVAFEETGSFKGKEEAVDMGLECQPHVPVMQPENQSSSGQVNGFSSIKGDDKRNDDHNNSASLGTKVLDSESSCTQTSLSLDGNNDTEMCTNVTIIDSNGIVKEQTSVVEGKPIIDGGQLVEEKTEIKADDSFTFVNDECNSAQQCHKENGYIEKAQEEITEGISDLQNEEKNRSGNEVRDHIVESTEADGCTGLGSGTEKRIIVLFGVNSDPKNENGCSVIPQGSADSSIPKVPEAASPGRVSIAASEGHTSSDVNFTATKADEDSILEEARIIEAKRNRISELSMTNLPMENRRKTQWDFVLEEMSWLANDFAQERIWKKAAAAQLCHQVAYMSRLRFHEQNNSWELKKVAHILARAVTEFWQSVQEEKKVQELQCSRKDCSLALQEYAVRFLKYTSSDVPHSQAEAPMTPDRISDVGITDISWEDHLTEENLFYTVLPGATETYIRSIASHVVKYEKTGSSIQEEVETSAYDAMADFGSQDNAYEEDEGETSTYDTSAAFEGSKALRFAQKKWKSSNKAYNSRAFEVVADSPFMQCMENKAVNQQPVLMGKRPAGSLNVSFPTKRVRTNNRQRVLSPFSAGTSGCVQMTTKTDGSSGDTNSFQDDQSTLHGGSHLQNNMEVESVGDFEKQLPFDSTEISTKNKKKKKPKHLGSAYEHRWPLDSNFQNEQREHSKKRSESLQLESNGSSGLFGQHIVKKPKMMRPSLDNSFDSGAPIGGSAPSPVASQISNQNKLMKMFSNRDRGRKNKCLKTPASQSGSGSQWSLFEEQALVVLVHDLGPNWELVSDAINSTLQFKCIFRNPKECKERHKMLMDRTGDGADSAEDSGSSQPYNSTLPGIPKGSARQLFQRLQGPMEEDTLRCHFEKIIMIGQKLHPRRKQNDIQDPKQLQPPHGSHILALSQFCPNYPSGESIPTPLDLCDATTPNSDIVPLGYQGPHTTGLAMANQGSMAPMLNTCAANSSGPGSSNMIIGNNFSSSPGPINASVRDARYAVPRSASLSAEEQQRMQQYNQMFSGRNIPQPNLSSPGALPGNDRGVRMLPGGNAVGINAGINRGMPIARPGFQGIASSSMLNSGNMIPSGMVAMPCPVNMHTGVGSAQGSSTRPRDAVHMMRPNQNQDSQRQMMGPEFQMQVSQGNNQGIPTFGALSPSFPNQTASPPVSSYTVHHQQPHGMSPQQPHVINPHHPHLPGTNHASSPQQQAYAMRLAKERHLQQQRIMQQQQQQFASSNSMMPHVQPQTQLPISSPPPNNSQIQSQTPSPPVSLSPVTPASPMTSLPQHQQKHQLLPHASARNAQAAGSGHTNQVSKQRQRQPQQQQFQQTGRHHPQQRQQTQSQQQAKVSKGGRGNMMMHQNIAIEPPLLNGISTNPANQSVEKGEQAMHLSQGHQSVPPHVMSSSNHQRSQVQTNQKLVNQNQPSAQRVLQQNRHVNSDPSTKLQGREAQPDQLSTANSSHMGVATKMPLTSTDAANITQVFSPPSTPQWRASEPLYDTGTSSPAINLGSIGTPPTNSAGNETSSQVGQPGLGLRQSSGNMPLIGQDVSSQWQQQGSQLQEPPSPISKQQQHQHQLQSQQQLPHLHHSQQQTQLVGNSNSLYVRPTDSRLE; from the exons ATGCATGGATGCAGTTCGGCATCTGCTTTAATAGTCCATGCTGAGGTTGATTCGATGGGAGGCGTTGTTGAAGGCGGAGTTGATGTTGGTGTTGGGACCAAGACTTCTCCGCGACGTATAGCCATTGAGAAGGTTCAAGCGGAGCTCAG GCAGGAGTATGATGTTCGAGAGGAAAGGAGGAGGGAGTTGGAATTTCTTGAGAAA GGCGGCAATCCTTTAGATTTCAACTGTGGTAAAGCAGCTTCAGTTAGTGTCCAGTCCACTTCTCAGACCGATCAACAGCCTGAACTCTTTGTGACCAG CGAAGCCAAAGGCAGTTTTGCATTTACTGCTTCGCCTCATGGAGATTCAGTTGAAAGCAGTGGGAGGCCCAGAGCTCATTCCACTTGTGAACCCAATAGTGCTGATAATCTCATGTTATTTGACGGTGAAAATGATTTTATTGAAGGTGATAGGGTCGCTGCACAGCCCAATAGGACTAATGTTGTCTCAACGGAGCATTTGTCCCAGCGAGATGGAAATTCAAATGCAAAAGAATTAGGGGATTCTGCTGCTTTTAGTCTCCCAAGGAAAGCATATAAACGTCGAACTCGGCCAAGCCGTGATGGTGCTCGATCAAGTTCTACTGATGCAGTTCTTGCTCGTGGCTCTCATGGATCTTCTCTGCCTTTACGCCATGGTTTGAGAGAGACCAAAGTATTGGTATCTGATTCAGAAAACCAGAAGGAAGAAAAGGTTTCTGCAAACAGTGATTCAAAGCCTACTAGTTCAAATGGTGTTAAGGTTTGCAAGAGTGCACCCTCTGAAGGTCAGGTGGATATGGAGTTGGACTGTGTAAAGGCAGTAGAATCAGTTACCAACCTGATTAAGGGTGACGCACTGGATGCTGTTGTCAGTTCTAATGCTTCGGAAAACATTCAGAATGACCAAGTTAATCAACAATCAGTCTTGGATGCTCAAAAATCAGTTTCAAAAGTTGCTTTTGAGGAAACTGGATCTTTCAAGGGAAAAGAAGAGGCAGTTGATATGGGGCTTGAATGTCAGCCTCATGTGCCGGTAATGCAACCTGAGAATCAATCTAGTTCTGGTCAAGTGAATGGATTCAGCAGCATCAAGGGAGATGACAAAAGAAATGATGATCACAACAACAGTGCTTCATTGGGTACAAAAGTTTTAGATTCAGAGTCATCTTGCACCCAAACTAGCCTTAGTTTAGATGGGAATAATGATACTGAAATGTGTACTAATGTAACGATTATTGATTCTAATGGCATTGTTAAAGAGCAAACATCTGTGGTGGAAGGGAAACCAATAATAGACGGCGGTCAACTGGTAGAAGAAAAGACAGAGATTAAAGCAGATGATAGTTTTACTTTCGTAAATGATGAATGTAATTCTGCTCAGCAATGCCACAAGGAGAATGGATATATAGAGAAAGCACAGGAAGAAATAACTGAAGGTATATCTGATTTACAAAATGAGGAGAAAAATCGAAGTGGAAATGAAGTTAGGGATCATATAGTTGAGAGCACAGAAGCAGATGGCTGTACTGGTTTGGGTTCAGGAACAGAGAAGAGAATAATTGTTCTGTTTGGTGTTAACTCAGATCCCAAGAATGAAAATGGTTGCTCTGTAATACCTCAGGGTTCTGCTGATTCCTCCATACCAAAAGTACCTGAGGCTGCTTCACCAGGTAGGGTTTCAATTGCTGCTTCAGAGGGACATACATCTTCTGATGTCAATTTCACGGCAACCAAGGCTGATGAAGACTCAATCTTGGAAGAGGCTAGGATTATAGag GCTAAGCGTAATAGGATTTCTGAGTTATctatgacaaacttgccaatggAGAATCGTAGAAAAACTCAGTGGGATTTTGTATTGGAGGAAATGTCATGGTTGGCCAATGATTTTGCTCAG GAGCGCATTTGGAAGAAAGCTGCTGCTGCGCAATTATGTCACCAAGTTGCGTATATGTCCCGGTTAAGATTTCATGAACAGAATAATAGTTGGGAGCTTAAGAAAGTAGCCCACATCTTAGCAAGAGCTGTCACAGAGTTCTGGCAATCTGTACAG GAGGAAAAGAAAGTGCAGGAGCTGCAATGTTCAAGAAAAGATTGTTCACTTGCTCTACAGGAATATGCAGTGAGATTTCTGAAATATACCAGTTCTGATGTTCCTCATAGTCAAGCTGAAGCTCCCATGACTCCAGATAGGATTTCGGATGTAGGAATCACAGACATTTCGTGGGAGGACCATTTGACAGAA GAGAATTTATTCTATACAGTTCTACCTGGGGCTACAGAAACATATATAAGATCCATTGCATCCCATGTAGTAAAATATGAG AAAACTGGCAGTAGCATACAAGAAGAAGTGGAGACATCAGCATATGATGCCATGGCAG ACTTTGGATCTCAGGATAATGCATATGAAGAGGATGAAGGAGAAACAAGCACATATGATACATCAGCAGCCTTTGAAGGTAGCAAAGCATTAAGATTTGCTCAGAAGAAGTGGAAAAGCTCGAACAAGGCATACAATTCAAGAGCATTTGAAGTTGTAGCAGATTCACCATTTATGCAGTGCATGGAAAATAAAGCTGTGAATCAACAACCCGTGCTAATGGGAAAACGTCCTGCTGGCAGCCTTAATGTGTCATTCCCGACAAAACGTGTGCGGACTAATAACAGGCAGAGAGTTTTGAGTCCCTTTAGTGCTGGAACATCAGGATGTGTTCAGATGACAACTAAGACGGATGGATCAAGTGGTGATACCAACTCATTCCAGGATGATCAGAGTACTCTGCATGGTGGATCCCATTTGCAGAATAATATGGAGGTTGAGTCAGTGGGGGACTTTGAAAAGCAATTACCATTTGACTCCACAGAAATATccactaaaaataaaaagaagaagaaaccaaAGCATCTG GGATCTGCATATGAACATAGATGGCCTCTTGACTCCAATTTTCAGAATGAGCAG AGAGAGCATTCCAAGAAGAGATCAGAGAGTCTTCAGCTTGAATCAAATGGTAGCAGTG GTTTGTTTGGACAACACATAGTGAAGAAACCAAAGATGATGAGGCCATCACTTGATAATTCTTTTGACAGTGGTGCCCCAATTGGTGGGTCTGCTCCTTCTCCAGTTGCCTCTCAAATCAGTAACCAAAATAAGTTGATGAAGATGTTTAGTAACCGGGATCGGGGTAggaaaaacaaatgtttgaag ACGCCTGCTAGCCAGTCTGGGTCTGGAAGTCAGTGGAGTCTATTTGAAGAACAG GCCCTTGTTGTCCTCGTACATGATTTGGGTCCTAATTGGGAGCTTGTAAGTGATGCCATAAACAGTACTTTGCAATTTAAG TGCATATTCCGCAATCCTAAAGAATGCAAGGAGCGTCATAAGATGTTAATGGACAGGACTGGGGATGGGGCTGACAGCGCAGAGGATTCAGGGTCTTCTCAACCTTATAATTCCACACTGCCTGGCATTCCTAAA GGAAGTGCCAGACAATTATTTCAGCGTTTGCAGGGGCCAATGGAAGAGGATACCCTCAGATGTCATTTTGAAAAGATCATAATGATTGGGCAGAAGCTCCATCCTCGGAGGAAGCAG AATGATATCCAGGATCCGAAGCAACTGCAGCCACCTCACGGCTCTCATATACTTGCTCTTTCCCAGTTTTGTCCAAATTATCCGAGTGGAGAATCTATTCCCAC ACCTCTCGATCTTTGTGATGCAACAACACCAAACTCTGATATTGTTCCTCTTGGGTACCAAGGCCCACACACCACCGGATTAGCTATGGCAAATCAGGGCTCCATGGCCCCAATGCTTAACACTTGTGCTGCTAATTCATCGGGGCCAGGGTCCTCCAATATGATTATTGGCAATAACTTTTCGTCCTCGCCAGGTCCAATCAATGCTTCTGTTAG GGATGCAAGATATGCTGTTCCTAGGTCAGCATCTTTGTCAGCTGAGGAACAGCAGAGAATGCAACAGTATAATCAGATGTTTTCTGGTAGAAACATTCCGCAGCCAAATTTGTCATCTCCCGGAGCTCTTCCTGGAAATGATCGTGGAGTTCGCATGCTACCTGGTGGCAATGCTGTaggcattaatgctggtattaACCGAGGCATGCCAATTGCGAGGCCTGGATTTCAAGGAATTGCATCATCATCTATGCTTAACTCTGGTAATATGATCCCCTCTGGCATGGTGGCGATGCCCTGTCCTGTTAACATGCACACTGGAGTTGGTTCTGCGCAAGGGAGCTCAACAAGACCTCGCGATGCTGTACATATGATGAGG CCTAACCAGAATCAGGACTCTCAACGGCAAATGATGGGGCCCGAGTTTCAGATGCAAGTGTCACAAGGAAATAACCAGGGAATTCCAACGTTTGGTGCATTGAGTCCCTCTTTTCCAAACCAGACAGCCTCTCCACCTGTCTCATCGTACACAGTCCATCATCAGCAGCCACATGGGATGTCTCCTCAACAGCCACATGTTATTAATCCTCATCATCCCCATCTTCCAGGAACCAATCATGCCAGCAGTCCGCAGCAACAAGCCTATGCCATGCGCTTGGCTAAAGAAAGACATCTACAGCAGCAGCGTATtatgcagcagcagcagcaacagtTTGCATCATCTAACTCTATGATGCCTCATGTACAGCCACAGACCCAACTTCCCATCTCATCTCCACCACCAAATAATTCCCAAATTCAATCACAGACACCTTCTCCACCAGTATCACTCTCTCCCGTGACACCAGCCTCTCCCATGACGTCCTTGCCACAGCACCAGCAGAAGCATCAGCTGCTGCCTCATGCTTCAGCCCGGAATGCTCAAGCTGCAGGCAGTGGTCATACAAATCAGGTCAGCAAGCAAAGGCAGCGCCAGCCGCAGCAGCAACAGTTTCAGCAAACTGGCAGGCATCATCCTCAGCAGCGACAACAAACTCAGTCTCAACAGCAAGCCAAAGTTTCAAAAGGAGGGAGAGGGAACATGATGATGCATCAGAATATTGCGATTGAGCCACCACTACTAAATGGCATTTCTACAAATCCTGCAAACCAATCTGTTGAGAAAGGGGAACAGGCGATGCATTTATCACAAG GTCATCAGTCAGTTCCACCACATGTCATGTCTTCTTCCAATCACCAACGATCACAGGTACAGACAAATCAAAAGTTGGTGAATCAGAATCAACCATCTGCTCAGAGAGTATTGCAACAGAATCGCCATGTAAATTCTGACCCGTCAACTAAGCTGCAGGGAAGGGAAGCTCAACCTGACCAGCTCTCTACAGCCAACTCATCTCATATGGGTGTTGCCACAAAAATGCCTCTGACATCCACTGATGCAGCTAATATAACTCAGGTTTTCTCTCCTCCCAGTACTCCTCAGTGGAGAGCTTCAGAGCCACTGTATGATACTGGTACATCAAGTCCAGCAATAAATTTGGGTTCCATTGGGACCCCACCAACGAATTCTGCTGGTAATGAGACTTCATCTCAAGTTGGTCAACCAGGATTAGGCCTGAGGCAATCTTCCGGTAACATGCCTCTGATCGGACAGGATGTTAGTTCACAGTGGCAGCAGCAGGGATCGCAGCTGCAAGAACCTCCCTCACCTATATCCAAGCAACAGCAACATCAACATCAACTGCAATCCCAACAGCAGCTGCCACACCTGCATCACTCTCAGCAACAGACACAGCTTGTGGGGAATAGCAATAGCTTATATGTTAGGCCCACCGACTCCAGACTGGAATGA